In a single window of the Niabella ginsenosidivorans genome:
- a CDS encoding anhydro-N-acetylmuramic acid kinase, which produces MIYRAIGIMSGSSLDGLDIAFVEFHENGGKWEFEIQHTECVPYTAEWRARLEKAVLLSGLEYQLLHADYGHYIGQQINAFIDRYQLHYKVAVIGSHGHTTFHMPEKKMTAQVGDGAAIAAETGLPVVSDLRGMDVALGGQGAPIVPVGEKLLLNRHRYFLNIGGIANLSINGNVYTAFDVCAANRVLNMLAAEVGKEFDADGALAQSGTVNEALLRELNGLEYYTLPAPKSLANDFGTDTVFPIIKRQGGSIEDQLRTYVEHIVQQVSKALDTDPAYHREAHSMLVTGGGALNTFLMERMSAVLHVNVTVPDINLIQYKEAMIMALIAVLRWREETNVYSSVTGAGRDSAGGALWLGTTA; this is translated from the coding sequence ATGATCTACAGGGCTATTGGAATCATGAGCGGAAGCTCGCTGGACGGGCTGGATATTGCGTTTGTGGAGTTCCATGAAAACGGGGGCAAATGGGAGTTTGAAATTCAGCATACAGAATGCGTGCCCTATACTGCTGAGTGGAGGGCACGACTGGAGAAGGCGGTGCTGCTGAGTGGCCTGGAGTATCAGCTGCTGCACGCGGATTACGGGCATTATATAGGGCAGCAGATCAATGCGTTTATAGACAGGTACCAGTTGCATTATAAAGTAGCCGTAATCGGCTCACACGGGCATACCACGTTTCATATGCCGGAAAAAAAGATGACCGCACAGGTAGGAGATGGCGCTGCCATTGCCGCGGAAACCGGTTTGCCGGTTGTATCAGATCTGCGGGGGATGGATGTGGCTTTGGGCGGACAGGGCGCACCTATTGTACCTGTTGGCGAAAAATTATTGCTGAACCGGCATCGTTATTTTCTGAATATTGGTGGCATTGCCAATCTTTCTATAAACGGGAATGTGTATACCGCTTTTGATGTTTGCGCGGCAAACCGGGTACTGAATATGCTGGCGGCGGAGGTGGGGAAGGAATTTGATGCTGATGGCGCACTGGCACAAAGCGGTACGGTAAACGAGGCCCTGTTAAGAGAATTGAACGGGCTGGAATATTATACGTTGCCTGCTCCCAAGTCCCTGGCAAATGATTTTGGAACGGATACGGTCTTTCCCATTATAAAAAGACAGGGCGGTAGCATTGAAGACCAGTTAAGGACTTATGTGGAACATATCGTTCAGCAGGTGAGTAAAGCGCTGGATACGGATCCGGCTTACCACAGGGAAGCGCATTCGATGCTGGTAACCGGCGGCGGCGCGCTGAATACTTTTTTAATGGAACGTATGAGCGCTGTGCTGCATGTAAATGTAACCGTGCCGGATATAAATCTTATACAATATAAGGAGGCCATGATCATGGCGCTGATTGCCGTGCTGCGCTGGAGGGAGGAAACAAACGTATACAGTTCTGTAACGGGAGCCGGCAGGGACAGTGCGGGTGGCGCCTTATGGCTGGGCACAACTGCCTGA
- a CDS encoding cob(I)yrinic acid a,c-diamide adenosyltransferase translates to MSFRIYTKTGDKGTTVLIGGTKVSKAHLRIESYGNADELNAYIGLCRDLLPDIHTKEILREVQDRLFTIGSVLAQDPGKKTKMALPDLHKEDIQLLEKEIDAMTEKLPAMQSFILPGGSIPVAQLHIARCVCRRTERSVVRLAEESPVEAIVLSYLNRLSDYLFVLARYTAWQSGITDIPWKPRI, encoded by the coding sequence ATGTCATTTCGTATTTATACAAAAACAGGAGATAAGGGCACAACTGTTTTAATAGGCGGCACCAAGGTTTCCAAGGCGCACCTGCGTATTGAAAGCTATGGTAATGCCGATGAACTGAACGCTTATATCGGTCTGTGTAGAGATCTTTTACCGGACATCCATACAAAAGAAATTTTACGGGAAGTACAGGATCGCCTGTTTACCATCGGGTCTGTATTAGCACAGGACCCCGGTAAAAAAACAAAAATGGCGTTGCCGGATCTGCATAAAGAAGATATTCAATTGCTGGAAAAGGAGATCGATGCCATGACCGAAAAACTGCCGGCCATGCAATCGTTTATCCTGCCGGGAGGGAGTATACCTGTGGCACAGTTACATATAGCGCGTTGTGTTTGCAGAAGAACAGAACGCTCCGTGGTTCGCCTGGCAGAGGAATCGCCCGTTGAAGCGATCGTGCTCAGCTATTTAAACCGCCTCAGTGATTATTTATTTGTATTAGCCCGTTATACCGCGTGGCAGTCCGGAATCACAGATATTCCCTGGAAACCACGTATTTAA
- a CDS encoding DsbA family oxidoreductase, translating into MSHSKMQVEIWSDVMCPFCYIGKRNFEAAFEKFTNAKNIEVSWKSFQLDPTLPEKEELDHEQYLIERKGFSKEQVKGMLNHVAQTAKNAGLNYHFDKVITVNSFNAHRLIQMAKTKGLDDAAEEQLFKAYFTDGKDIADKATLTELGKAIGLIEQEVNEALTNEIYAAKVNRDIDEAQQIGVRGVPFFVFDRRYAVSGAQPPEAFTQTLEKAFSEWREKNPEPPFELTEGPSCTPDGHCG; encoded by the coding sequence ATGAGTCATTCCAAAATGCAGGTGGAAATATGGAGCGATGTTATGTGCCCGTTCTGTTATATTGGTAAAAGGAACTTTGAAGCCGCCTTTGAAAAATTTACAAACGCAAAAAATATAGAGGTCAGCTGGAAAAGCTTTCAGTTAGATCCCACACTTCCTGAAAAAGAAGAGCTGGATCATGAACAGTACCTTATTGAAAGAAAAGGCTTTTCAAAAGAACAGGTAAAAGGAATGCTGAACCACGTAGCGCAAACTGCAAAGAACGCAGGATTGAATTATCATTTTGACAAAGTAATAACCGTTAATTCTTTTAATGCGCACCGTCTGATACAGATGGCAAAAACAAAGGGGCTGGATGATGCAGCCGAAGAACAGCTCTTTAAGGCCTATTTTACAGACGGGAAAGATATTGCCGACAAGGCAACACTGACGGAGCTGGGCAAGGCAATAGGACTTATTGAACAGGAAGTAAATGAAGCTTTGACAAATGAGATATATGCAGCTAAAGTAAACCGTGATATAGACGAGGCACAGCAGATAGGTGTAAGAGGTGTTCCCTTCTTTGTATTTGACCGCAGGTATGCCGTTTCCGGTGCCCAGCCTCCTGAAGCATTTACTCAAACCCTTGAAAAGGCATTTTCAGAATGGCGTGAAAAAAATCCTGAACCGCCTTTTGAGCTTACCGAAGGCCCTTCCTGCACTCCGGATGGGCACTGCGGATAA
- a CDS encoding DUF2795 domain-containing protein, translating to MFWTLELASYLEDAPWPATKDELIDYAIRSGAPIEVVENLQELEDEGDVYETIEDIWPDYPTQEDFLFNEDEY from the coding sequence ATGTTTTGGACACTTGAGTTAGCCTCCTATTTAGAAGATGCCCCGTGGCCAGCTACCAAAGATGAACTGATTGATTATGCAATCAGAAGCGGAGCTCCAATTGAAGTGGTAGAAAATTTACAGGAACTGGAAGATGAAGGAGATGTATATGAAACGATTGAAGACATCTGGCCTGACTACCCAACCCAGGAAGATTTTCTTTTTAACGAAGACGAGTATTAA
- the gatC gene encoding Asp-tRNA(Asn)/Glu-tRNA(Gln) amidotransferase subunit GatC: protein MEVNEALIDKLAHLSKLTFSSEEKQEFMGDLEKMIGFVEKLNELDLNDVEPLMHMSNEINVLRKDIVQGSISRDEALLNAPATDGVFFKVPKVIRK from the coding sequence ATGGAAGTAAACGAGGCTTTAATTGATAAACTGGCACATTTGTCAAAACTTACCTTTTCCAGCGAGGAAAAACAGGAGTTTATGGGCGACCTGGAAAAGATGATCGGTTTCGTGGAAAAACTGAACGAACTTGATCTGAACGATGTGGAACCGCTGATGCATATGAGCAATGAAATAAATGTACTGCGTAAAGATATCGTTCAAGGATCTATATCCCGGGATGAAGCATTGCTGAATGCTCCCGCTACAGACGGCGTATTTTTTAAAGTACCGAAAGTGATCAGGAAATAA
- a CDS encoding ABC transporter ATP-binding protein gives MAVSIIHISDLRKSYFMGQQELQVLKGVALNINKNEYVALMGPSGSGKSTLMNILGCLDTPTSGTYVLNGKDVSKMEDNSLAEVRNREIGFVFQQFNLLPRLTALENVALPLIYAGVKKSERNEKALRMLELVNLTDRSHHKPNELSGGQCQRVAIARALVNDPSLVLADEPTGNLDTKTSYEIMDIFDRIHSAGNTVVLVTHEEDIANCANRIVRLRDGVIESDLAVQKVVHGS, from the coding sequence GTGGCTGTATCCATTATTCATATCAGCGATCTGCGCAAAAGCTATTTTATGGGCCAGCAGGAACTGCAGGTGCTGAAAGGTGTAGCGCTCAACATCAATAAAAATGAATACGTCGCGCTGATGGGGCCATCGGGCAGTGGTAAAAGCACCCTAATGAATATTTTGGGTTGCCTGGACACGCCTACATCCGGTACTTATGTGCTTAATGGTAAGGATGTGAGCAAGATGGAAGACAATTCGCTGGCAGAAGTGCGCAACAGGGAAATTGGATTTGTATTCCAGCAGTTTAATTTATTGCCCCGGTTAACGGCGCTGGAAAATGTAGCGCTGCCTTTAATTTATGCTGGTGTAAAAAAAAGCGAACGGAATGAAAAAGCCCTGCGCATGCTGGAACTGGTGAACCTTACAGACCGGTCGCATCACAAGCCCAATGAATTAAGCGGTGGTCAGTGCCAGCGCGTGGCTATTGCCCGTGCACTGGTCAATGATCCTTCCCTGGTGCTGGCAGATGAACCTACCGGTAACCTGGATACAAAGACCTCTTACGAGATCATGGATATATTTGACCGTATTCACAGTGCCGGTAATACAGTGGTACTGGTCACCCACGAAGAAGATATTGCCAACTGTGCCAACCGCATTGTGCGCCTGCGCGATGGGGTTATTGAAAGTGATCTTGCCGTGCAAAAGGTGGTTCATGGTTCATAG
- a CDS encoding ABC transporter ATP-binding protein, giving the protein MISGRQIYKAYGTVQVLKGVNIDINKGEVVSIVGPSGSGKSTLLHILGTLDKPDAGSVTMNNIAISSLTGKQLAAFRNRNIGFVFQFHHLLPEFSALENVCIPAWLAGRRKKEVTERARELLAVLGVDHRLDNKPNELSGGEQQRVAVARALINQPQIVFADEPTGNLDTANARELHDLFFSLRERFLQTFLIVTHNEELAAISDRTLHMKDGLIV; this is encoded by the coding sequence ATGATTTCCGGCAGGCAAATATATAAGGCATACGGCACCGTACAGGTGCTGAAGGGCGTTAATATTGACATTAACAAGGGAGAAGTCGTGTCTATTGTAGGGCCTTCCGGAAGCGGGAAAAGCACTTTATTGCATATTTTAGGCACGCTGGACAAACCGGATGCAGGCAGCGTTACCATGAACAACATTGCCATCAGTTCCCTGACCGGGAAACAACTGGCAGCGTTCCGCAACAGGAATATTGGTTTTGTATTTCAGTTTCATCACCTCCTTCCTGAATTTTCTGCACTGGAAAATGTTTGTATACCCGCATGGCTGGCCGGGCGCAGGAAAAAAGAAGTTACGGAAAGAGCCAGGGAACTGTTAGCCGTGCTTGGCGTGGATCACCGCCTGGATAACAAACCCAATGAGCTGAGTGGCGGAGAACAGCAGCGGGTGGCGGTGGCAAGGGCATTGATCAACCAGCCCCAGATCGTATTTGCAGACGAGCCTACCGGCAATTTAGACACTGCCAATGCCCGGGAGTTGCATGACCTGTTTTTCAGCCTGCGGGAGCGTTTTCTGCAGACCTTTTTAATTGTGACCCATAACGAAGAACTGGCCGCCATCAGCGACCGTACCCTTCATATGAAGGATGGGCTGATTGTATAA
- the upp gene encoding uracil phosphoribosyltransferase has product MIINLSEKHSLITNWVSELRNVDVQNDRMRFRRNLERIGEVIAYEISKEMAWETTDIETPLGIAPSRVLKEQPVLATILRAGLPMHQGLLNYFDKADNAFVSAYRKHHKDGSFTINVEYLSSPPLDGRFLIISDPMLATGASLVKTIQYLKDVGKPRVIHVAAAIACSEGIEYVTREHPDLKIWCADIDEEITAKGYIVPGLGDAGDLAYGGKAQY; this is encoded by the coding sequence ATGATCATCAATTTAAGCGAAAAACATAGCCTGATTACTAATTGGGTAAGCGAATTGCGCAATGTGGACGTTCAGAATGACCGGATGCGCTTCCGGAGAAACCTGGAACGGATCGGCGAAGTGATCGCTTATGAAATCAGCAAGGAAATGGCCTGGGAAACCACAGATATAGAAACACCACTGGGCATTGCCCCTTCCCGGGTATTAAAAGAACAACCGGTGCTGGCTACTATCCTTAGAGCCGGGCTGCCTATGCACCAGGGACTGCTGAATTATTTTGATAAGGCAGACAATGCTTTTGTTTCCGCTTACCGTAAGCACCATAAAGACGGCAGCTTTACCATTAATGTGGAATATTTAAGCAGCCCGCCGCTGGATGGCCGTTTCCTGATCATTTCAGACCCTATGCTGGCCACAGGAGCTTCCCTGGTAAAGACCATCCAGTATTTAAAGGATGTAGGTAAGCCAAGGGTCATTCATGTTGCTGCAGCTATTGCCTGCTCAGAAGGCATTGAATATGTAACCCGGGAGCACCCGGATCTGAAGATCTGGTGTGCTGATATTGATGAAGAGATCACCGCCAAAGGCTATATCGTTCCCGGCCTGGGAGATGCCGGCGACCTGGCATACGGAGGGAAGGCACAGTATTGA
- the gdhA gene encoding NADP-specific glutamate dehydrogenase encodes MNETIRHFIQKAGVRNAGEPEFLQAVTEVAESIIPYIESQPQYKKSKILERIVEPERVIIFRVPWLDDKGEVQVNRGFRVQMNSSIGPFKGGLRFHPSVNLSVLKFLAFEQIFKNSLTGLPMGAGKGGADFDPKGKSENEIMKFCQSFMTELYRHVGDDIDIPAGDIGVGKREIGYLFGQYKRITGTFNGVLTGKGYEWGGSLIRPEATGYGLVYFVEEILKTNNDTLLGKKVVISGSGNVAQFAAEKCIEKGAKVLTMSDSEGYIYDPTGIDQEKLEYIKHLKDNLRGRIKKYATKYKCNYFPGERPWKVKCDIALPNATQNELDINDAKALIKNGCFCVAEGANMPCTPEAIAVFNRAHIFYAPGKAANAGGVAVSGLEMSQNSQRYSWSREEVDHKLRNIMQDIHHLCLKFGKETNGHINYEKGANIGGFVKIADSMLAQGVV; translated from the coding sequence ATGAACGAAACGATCAGGCATTTTATACAAAAAGCAGGTGTAAGAAATGCCGGGGAGCCGGAGTTTTTACAGGCAGTTACTGAAGTGGCGGAATCCATCATCCCGTATATAGAATCGCAACCCCAATACAAGAAAAGCAAGATTTTAGAACGGATCGTAGAACCGGAACGTGTGATCATTTTTCGCGTACCCTGGCTGGATGATAAGGGAGAAGTGCAGGTAAACCGGGGGTTCCGTGTTCAGATGAACAGTTCCATAGGGCCGTTTAAAGGAGGACTCCGGTTTCACCCGTCAGTAAACCTCAGCGTTTTAAAATTTTTGGCTTTTGAGCAGATATTTAAAAACAGCCTCACCGGTCTGCCCATGGGGGCCGGCAAAGGCGGTGCAGACTTTGACCCCAAGGGCAAATCCGAGAACGAGATAATGAAGTTTTGCCAGAGCTTTATGACCGAGCTTTACCGGCATGTAGGGGATGACATCGATATTCCGGCAGGAGACATTGGTGTGGGCAAAAGGGAAATCGGCTACCTCTTTGGGCAATACAAAAGAATTACCGGTACATTCAACGGCGTATTAACCGGCAAAGGCTATGAGTGGGGCGGCAGCCTGATCCGCCCGGAAGCTACCGGTTATGGCCTGGTTTATTTTGTTGAAGAAATTCTGAAAACCAACAACGATACACTGCTGGGCAAAAAAGTGGTTATTTCCGGCTCCGGTAATGTAGCCCAGTTTGCTGCTGAAAAATGTATCGAAAAAGGGGCTAAAGTATTAACCATGTCCGACTCTGAGGGGTATATTTATGACCCCACAGGCATTGACCAGGAAAAGCTGGAGTATATAAAACACCTGAAAGATAATCTGCGTGGCCGCATCAAAAAATATGCAACCAAATATAAATGCAACTACTTCCCGGGAGAGCGGCCCTGGAAGGTAAAATGCGATATTGCCTTACCCAATGCCACTCAAAATGAGCTGGATATAAATGATGCCAAAGCGCTTATTAAGAACGGATGTTTCTGTGTTGCAGAAGGCGCTAATATGCCCTGTACACCCGAAGCTATTGCAGTTTTTAACAGGGCCCACATATTTTATGCTCCCGGAAAGGCCGCCAATGCAGGTGGTGTGGCCGTTTCGGGGCTGGAAATGTCTCAGAATTCCCAGCGTTACTCCTGGTCCAGGGAAGAGGTGGACCATAAATTAAGAAACATCATGCAGGACATTCATCATTTGTGCCTCAAATTTGGCAAAGAGACCAATGGGCATATTAATTACGAGAAGGGAGCCAATATTGGCGGTTTCGTTAAAATAGCCGACTCCATGCTGGCACAGGGGGTTGTATAA
- a CDS encoding SAM-dependent methyltransferase → MTATVYLIPTYLHESNLEVLPAYILEAIEKCSVLFVENERTARRYLKQLKREIIIDNFEWVGIQKAEEEVLQQFRQKLKAAQTIGIISEAGVPGVADPGQLLVAAAQEVNATVIPLVGPSSVLLALMASGLNGQQFSFVGYLPIDNQQRIKAIKELENESQKKNSTQIFIETPYRNNQLLQTLLKHCHPRTKLCIAVNITAPDASIKTKTVRQWQQEKTDLHKKPAIFLLVH, encoded by the coding sequence ATGACAGCAACGGTTTATTTAATTCCAACCTATTTACATGAAAGCAACCTGGAGGTATTGCCCGCATATATCCTGGAAGCCATTGAAAAATGCTCAGTACTTTTTGTAGAGAATGAGCGCACTGCCCGCCGTTATCTGAAACAGTTGAAAAGGGAGATTATTATCGACAATTTTGAATGGGTAGGGATTCAAAAGGCAGAAGAAGAGGTATTGCAGCAATTCCGTCAGAAATTAAAAGCAGCACAAACCATCGGCATTATCAGTGAAGCAGGAGTGCCCGGAGTGGCAGATCCTGGTCAGTTACTGGTAGCAGCCGCACAGGAAGTCAATGCAACAGTAATACCTTTGGTAGGGCCCAGCTCTGTTTTACTGGCATTGATGGCCAGCGGGCTGAACGGACAGCAATTCAGTTTTGTAGGGTACCTCCCGATAGACAACCAGCAACGTATTAAAGCCATCAAAGAGCTGGAAAATGAATCACAAAAGAAAAACAGCACCCAGATATTTATTGAAACACCTTACAGGAATAACCAGTTGCTCCAAACATTGTTAAAGCATTGTCATCCCCGTACAAAGCTTTGTATTGCAGTAAACATTACGGCGCCGGATGCATCTATTAAAACCAAAACGGTCCGGCAATGGCAGCAGGAAAAAACAGATCTGCACAAAAAACCGGCCATCTTTTTATTAGTACACTGA
- a CDS encoding GNAT family N-acetyltransferase, with the protein MDNLSKEIIVKVAGAADKKFSKIITDEMEASAKARGTGIAKRSPEYIEKKIDEGKAVIALTTDGEWVGFCYIETWSHGEYVANSGLIVSPNFRKSGVAKQIKQTIFKLSRQKYPEAKIFGLTTGLAVMKINSDLGYEPVTYSELTQDEEFWAGCKSCVNYEILMGKDRKNCMCTAMLYDPKDHYEPEETKAFFEENKTGLERLQRLKQWKFLKAFRKKDKSGSGSGTIKSFFNLFH; encoded by the coding sequence GTGGACAATCTTAGCAAGGAAATTATCGTTAAAGTAGCAGGTGCTGCCGATAAAAAATTCTCAAAAATCATTACAGATGAAATGGAGGCTTCAGCAAAAGCCCGCGGAACGGGTATTGCCAAAAGAAGCCCAGAATATATTGAAAAAAAGATCGATGAAGGCAAGGCTGTTATTGCCCTTACAACAGACGGGGAATGGGTAGGCTTTTGTTATATCGAAACCTGGAGCCATGGCGAATATGTAGCTAACTCCGGCCTGATTGTATCGCCCAATTTCAGGAAAAGCGGTGTGGCCAAACAAATTAAACAAACTATTTTTAAGCTCAGCCGTCAGAAATATCCTGAAGCCAAGATATTCGGGCTGACCACGGGTCTGGCTGTAATGAAGATCAACAGCGACCTGGGTTATGAACCTGTTACCTATTCAGAGCTCACACAGGATGAAGAGTTCTGGGCCGGGTGCAAAAGCTGTGTGAACTATGAGATCCTTATGGGCAAAGATCGTAAGAACTGTATGTGCACTGCCATGCTTTATGACCCCAAAGATCATTATGAACCGGAAGAGACAAAAGCGTTCTTTGAAGAAAACAAAACCGGGCTGGAGCGCCTGCAGCGCTTAAAACAATGGAAGTTCTTAAAAGCCTTCCGCAAAAAAGACAAGTCCGGCAGCGGGTCCGGAACCATAAAATCATTCTTTAACTTATTTCACTAA